Below is a window of Paenibacillus bovis DNA.
CATCGTCTACTTTTGAATATATTCGTATTCGGGAGCTCGATACCGGTGAACAAAAGTTTACCGAAGACCGGGACCTCAAGAATTTATTATCCAATCTTCTGCCTAATCAGAACCGGCCGATCTAATCAAGCACTGATTCTGCAGAAGTAGAAAAATAAGCTGCAGGATATAGATCCTGTCCAAAATAAAGCGCCCTGGTTTTCCGGCAACGGAAAAGGGCGCTTTTTTTGCGTATTTGTGCAAAGTGTCAAAACGAGTGTATGGTTTAATAGAAACAATGCCTTTTGCAGGATATATATTTACACTTCGGAAGTGCAATGCGAGCAGCGTGTTGCTTTGAGAGCAATCTCGTTAAGGCAGTATGGACATTCTTTGGTTGTTTTTTCCGGCTCTGGTTTGGCATGCTCTTTGCGTTTGAGCATATTGACGCCTTTGACCAGGAAAAAGACACACATCGCAACGATCAGAAAGTCGATAACCGTATTAATGAACTGTCCGTATGCAATAACTGCCGCTCCAGCCTGCTGTGCTTCGGTTAATGAAGCATATTTTTTGGTGCTACCGGTTAGACTATCCAAATCCCAAAACCGATCGGCAAAGTTCACACCACCAAGCAGCTTGCCGACAGGCGGCATAATAATATCATTTACCAGGGATGTTACAATTTTACCGAACGCTGCTCCGATAATTACACCTACTGCAAGGTCAATTACATTGCCCCGCACTGCAAATTCCTTGAATTCCTTAATTAAACCCATAGTTCTTAGCTCCTTTTTATCAGAAAATTGGCAAAAAACTCCAAAAAGATAGAAAATGTTGTCGTTTCTATAAAGATGGAGGATTACTGCTCTCTTTTTGGATAAATCTCATTTTAGCACAGGTTATAAAAAAATCATCCGCTTCCAATCATTTTCACAACAATGCTATATATATCAATAAATGAAAACGGATACATGAGTAACACAAAAATAGCTAAACGAATGAATTAACAAAAATTACCTGTGTCAGAATTAAAA
It encodes the following:
- the mscL gene encoding large conductance mechanosensitive channel protein MscL, with the protein product MGLIKEFKEFAVRGNVIDLAVGVIIGAAFGKIVTSLVNDIIMPPVGKLLGGVNFADRFWDLDSLTGSTKKYASLTEAQQAGAAVIAYGQFINTVIDFLIVAMCVFFLVKGVNMLKRKEHAKPEPEKTTKECPYCLNEIALKATRCSHCTSEV